GCGGATGCGGAGCGCGTGCTGCTCGAACTCACCGCGGGGCCGCAGATCCTCATAGGCTCCTCCATGGGCGGCTGGATCTCGCTGCTGCTGGCCCGCCGCCACCCGGAACGGCTGGCCGGGCTGGTCGGCATCGCCGCCGCGCCCGACTTCACCGAGGACCTGATGTGGGCGCAATTCCCGCCCGCCGTGCGACAGCAGATCGAACGCGAGGGGCAATGGCTGCGCCCCTCCGAATACGGCACCCCCTACCCCATCACGCGCCACCTCATCGAGGATGGCCGCCGCAACCTGGTGCTGCGCGAACCCCTGCCGATCCCCGCCCCGGTGCGTCTGCTGCAGGGACAGGCCGACCCGGACGTGCCCTGGCAGACGGCGCTGCGCCTTGCCGCGCATATCTCCGGCGAGGATGTGGAGGTGACGCTGGTGAAGGCCGGCGACCACCGCCTCTCCAAGCCGGCGGAGCTGGCGCTACTCGGCCGGACGCTGGGCGCCCTCCTCGGCGCGCTCGGCGGCGAAGATGGCGGCTAGCCCCTCGCGATAGCTAGGGTAGGCCCAATCCATGCCCAGCGCCCGCTTCGTCTGGCGGCTGGAGACCAGGCGGCTTTCATCCCAGAAGCTGCGGCCCATCTCGCTCATGCGCGCATAGGCCTCGGCGAAGGGGGTGGGCGGCGGCGGCGTCACGCCAAGCAGGCGGCAGGCTTCGAGCGTCACATCGGCCTGGGTGCCGGGCGTGTCATCCACCAGGTGGAGCACGCGCGCGCCCGGGCCCGGCGGGCGGTGGGCCGCGGCCATCACGGCGCGGGCGATGTCGTCGCGATGAATGCGGCTGAAGCTGTGGCCGGGCTTCACCACGCAGCGCGCGGTGCCGGCGCGCACATCATCGAGCGCCGAGCGCCCGGGGCCGTAGATGCCGCCGGTGCGGAAGAGGTCCACCGCGACGCGGGGCGCCAGTTCGCGCCACTGGTTCTCGGCGTCCAGCCGGCGCTGGCTGCGCGCCTGCCCGGGCGCGGGGGGCGTGTCCTCCTCGACCCAGCCGCCCTGGCGGTCGCCATAGACGCCCGTGGTGGAGATGTAGCCCACCCATGCGAGCGGCGCGGC
This region of Sediminicoccus rosea genomic DNA includes:
- a CDS encoding alpha/beta hydrolase — encoded protein: MNEEHGTLGHLAYRRQAGRGPGILFLGGFNSDMTGSKAEYLAQWCAARGQAFLRFDYSGHGASGGRFAEGSIGQWAADAERVLLELTAGPQILIGSSMGGWISLLLARRHPERLAGLVGIAAAPDFTEDLMWAQFPPAVRQQIEREGQWLRPSEYGTPYPITRHLIEDGRRNLVLREPLPIPAPVRLLQGQADPDVPWQTALRLAAHISGEDVEVTLVKAGDHRLSKPAELALLGRTLGALLGALGGEDGG
- a CDS encoding Rossmann-fold NAD(P)-binding domain-containing protein, encoding MQRNLLIIGKGYTGEAILDLAHRAGWTARITSRQAGGVPGVVAFDDPALLDGVTHLVITAPPGPAGDPVWAAHAAGLRAAPLAWVGYISTTGVYGDRQGGWVEEDTPPAPGQARSQRRLDAENQWRELAPRVAVDLFRTGGIYGPGRSALDDVRAGTARCVVKPGHSFSRIHRDDIARAVMAAAHRPPGPGARVLHLVDDTPGTQADVTLEACRLLGVTPPPPTPFAEAYARMSEMGRSFWDESRLVSSRQTKRALGMDWAYPSYREGLAAIFAAERAEEGAQRPAE